The sequence GAACATTTATATGCTAAAAGTGAAAGATGAGATATGGAAAGCTTGGAAATGAGGGATTTAAATGCATAGAATTATAGATTTACACACTCATTCAACAGCATCGGACGGAAGTATGAGTCCTGCAGAACTGGTAAGACATGCAAAAGCTTCGGGTTTAGCAGCAATAGCGTTAACAGATCATGATACCGTTGACGGGATAGAAGAGGCAATTGAAGAAGGTGAGAATATCGGTATAGAAGTACTGCCAGGTATTGAAATCGGTGTGGATTTTAGACGGGAGATGCATATATTAGGCTATTTCAAGGATAAGAATTACATGAATATTGCCGATAAGATTTCTTTTCTTAAAAAAAACCGTGAAGAACGTAATAATAAGACTATTGAAAAGCTTAATGAGATGGGGTTTTACATTACCATCGATGATGTTCAAAAAAAAGCTAAAGGGAATATTGTTGGAAGGCCTCATATAGCAGAGGCAATGGTAGAAAAAGGATATGCCGGTTCTATAACTGATGCTTTTACAAGGTATCTTGCATATGGAAAACCTGCCTATTTTAAAAAAGAGAAATTAACGCCTTGTGAAGGTATTGAAGAAATTACCAGGGCAGGTGGGATACCTGTATTGGCACATCCTATCTTATTGCAGTTTCCCATACAAGAACTGGACAGTCTTTTATATGAGCTTGTTTCTTATGGATTAAAAGGAATTGAG comes from Bacillota bacterium and encodes:
- a CDS encoding PHP domain-containing protein, which codes for MHRIIDLHTHSTASDGSMSPAELVRHAKASGLAAIALTDHDTVDGIEEAIEEGENIGIEVLPGIEIGVDFRREMHILGYFKDKNYMNIADKISFLKKNREERNNKTIEKLNEMGFYITIDDVQKKAKGNIVGRPHIAEAMVEKGYAGSITDAFTRYLAYGKPAYFKKEKLTPCEGIEEITRAGGIPVLAHPILLQFPIQELDSLLYELVSYGLKGIEAYYVENTDSFTDKTIELAKKHNLIITGGTDFHGTFKPDIKIGTGYGNLMVPYELLVKLRKALNGT